GTCTTATCTCTTTTAAAATCTCATTCTCATTTTTCTCTAGCTCGTCTGCTAAATTTTCAAAAATTTTACTTAAAATCCCGCCACTTTTTGCCATCTCTCTTGCCCAAAATAGCGCTAGACAGAAGTGTGACTCCCTAGTATCAAGAGTGGCGTTTGGCGTTTTATTTTCATCTAGATAGCTAGCAACCGCTCTATTTAGCGCGTCACTTAGCTCTTTTGCCTCTTTTTTTTGCTTAGCAAATGCTAGATATTCAAGCGAAGCACTAAGCGCTAAAAACTCGCCGAGACTATCCCAAAGTAAGTGATTTTTCTCTTTTAGCTCTTTTACAAGCGTTGGGGCCGTTCCACCAGCGCCTGTTTCAAACATCGCTCCACCAGCAAGTAGCGGCACAACTGAGAGCATTTTCGAGCTACCACCTAACTCAAAGATCGGGAAAAGATCGGTTAAATAGTCTCTTAAAACGTTACCAGTTACGCTTATGATGTTTTTGCCAGCTCTTATCAAGCTAAGCGTTTTTGTAGTCGCTTGCTCGTAGTTTAAAATTTCAAATTTAACGCCAGCTCTAACAAATTTATCTCTAAATTTTTCAAATTTAGCTATCAAATTTCTATCATGTGCACGGCTGCTATCTAACCAAAATATAAGCTCATCTTTTGAAATTTCGCCTCTTTTTAAAGCAAGCTCAAACCACGCATTTATCGCGTCTTCCTTAGCCTGTGTCATCCTAAAAATGTCGCCCTTTTTGACGCTAAATTTAAAGACGCTCTTGCCAGCCTCATCAAAAACTACAAATTCTCCGTCCTCTTTTGCGATAAAAGTCTTATCATGGCTGCCGTATTCCTCGGCCTTTTTAGCCATTAACCCCACGTTTGCTACGCTGCCTATGCTGCTCACATCAAGCGCACCATGCTCTTTAAAGTCCGTCACGCAGGCCTCATAAACCCTAGCGTAAGTTCTATCTGGGATCATACAAAGCGAGAAATTTAGCTCGCCGCTTCTATCTTTTACCTTGCCAGAGTTTCTAATGAGCGCAGGCACGGAGGCATCGATAATAACGTCATTTGGCACATCAAAGTTGCTAGCATTTTCATTTAACGCCCAAATTTTTGCCTTTTTGCTCAAAATTTCATCAAATTTAGTCAAAATTTCATCTTTATTTTTAAGCTGCGAAATTTTAGAAAACATATCTTTTAAGCCGTTTTTAGCCTCCACGCCGTGAGCTTTAAACTCTTCGTCAAATAGTTCAAAAACCTCTTTAAAATAGCTTTTTATCGCGTGAGCAAAGATGACTGGGTCACTAACTTTCATCATCGTGCATTTTAGGTGCAGGCTCAAGGTCAAATTCTCTTTTTTTGCCTCATCAAAACAGCTTTCATAAAATTTATCTAGCTCATCTACGCTTAAAAATGTAGCATCGACGATCTCGCCACTTTGTACGGCAAGCTCTTTTAAAAGCTCTTTTTTACCCTCTGTATTCACAAAATTTATATAAAATTTCTCATCTTTGCTAGCGATTATTGAGTGCTCATTTTCATAAAAATCGCCCTTTTGCATGTAGCAAATTTTAGCTTTATTTGCCTTGTTCCAGTCACCGTTGCTATGTGGATGTTTTTTGGCAAATTCTTTTACAGGAGGCAGGACCCTTCTATCTGAGTTTCCTTGTCTTAGGACTGGATTTACTGCACTTCCTAACACTTTTTGGTATTTTTTAGCAATCTCTTCGTCGTAATCCGTGATGATCTCATCTGGATAAAAAGGCACATTTATGCCTTTGCTTCTAAGCTCCTCTATCGCTGCTTTTAGCTGAACGAGCGTGGCTGAAATGTTTGGTAGTTTTATGATATTTGCCTCTTTGTGACTGGTCAGTTCGCCTAAAAGCTCCAACTCATCAGCCTTATTTAGTCCAAGCTCTTTGCTAAAAAGAGATAAAATTCTCCCAGCTAGGCTAATATCGGCCCTTGTTATGCTAATGTCAGCACGAGATAAAAAGCTCTTTACGATAGGAAAGAGAGAGTAGCTTGCAAATAGCGGCGCTTCGTCGGTTTTGGTCCAGATAATGTCACTCATTTTAGCCCTTTTAGTTTTTTTAAAATTTATCACTTTCTTTATTAAAATTCGTTGTATTTTAGGCATTTGCCGCAAATTCTAGCTCTATTTTCCTATATTTTGGTTGTGCTCGCTTAAGGTTTTTGAAAAAATGTGTTTTTTCGCCTTTTTGTCAAGCACGAAGTATAAATAATCGCTCTTTGCAGGATTTATCGCTGCTTTGATCGCACTTATCGAGACCGAGCAGACTGGACTTGGCGGAATGCCGTCGTTTAGATATGTATTAAACTCGCTCATATCGCTTCTTATGCGCTCAGCCGTGATCACATCGTGTGAATAAATTCCATAGTTTAGTGTACCGTCCATTTGTAGCCTCATGCCCTTATTTAGGCGGTTATATATAACTGAAGCAACTAGTGGCATCTCAGCGTCGTTTGCAGCCTCTTTTTGGATGATCGAAGCGATCGTTAAAATTTTAAACCATTTCTTCTCGTTGTATTCGCCAAAAATTTTATTGCTGATCTCGCTTTGAGCCTTTATTGATGAATTTACAAGATAAAAAGCAAGGTGCCTTTCGCTGATGCCTATTGGAATTTTATATGTATTTGGCATCAAAAAGCCATCACTCACTGGAGCAAGGGCGTTATATTCGCTATTTAGTTTAACGGGATCAAGTCCTAGCTGGGCGGCGATCTGGTTTAAAAAAACGATAGTCGTTTCGCCTGGTATTAGCGTTATCTCGGTTAAAGCCGCTTTTGACTTTGCGAGTTTTTTTAAAAAATCAACCCTTGAAATTTTATCTTGACCGATCTCTATCCAGCCAGATTGCGGAGAGCCGATAAAAAGTATGGCATACTTGTCTATCACGCTTAAGTTAAAGTTGCGATTAGCTAAATAAGATATAATCTCGCCCACACTTCCCTTTGGTATAAAAACGACCTTGCTTGTGTTTATAGGGCGTGCCAAATAGACAAAAATACTTAGGAAAATGATGGCTACGATATCAAAAAAAATGTCTAAATATGGCTTTTTTATAAAATTTTTTATCATCTTGATTCTTTCATTTATCTTACTTTTAAAATACGGCATAAAAATTAACGATTTCGAGTTTTACGGCGTAAAATTGGAGCAATTATATATAAAATTAGATAAAAAAATAATTGCAAGAGCAAAGCAGATAAAGCTCCCAAATTTTAAGAAAGAGAGTAAGCAAAAAAGCAGCGATGAGCGCCTTTTAAATCTTAGTAAAAGCGTAGATTTTATAGATACGATTTTTCAAGAAATTTCACTTGAAAATGTGCAAATAGGAGATGATTTTAAACTAAAAATTCTATTTTTAGATGATATATTTTTTGTTGATAGCCCTTATTTAAATGTAGACATTAAATTCCAAAACGAACAGCAAGATGGAATAGATCTTTTTAGCGTTAGAAATTTAAGCTTTAAGGATTTTAACGTGAGCATTAGCGGCGAAGGGAGTGCAGATTTTGATAAAAATGACTATAAATTTGAGGGAAATTTCACCTCTCATGAGCTGCACGGTAAGCTAAATTTTGCTCTAAAAGATACATTTTTAACCTACAAAGCTTACGATGTCGAGGCTGGAAGTATTAAAAACTTCATTGATGAGCTTGATAGACGCATAGAGCTAAATAGTGAAGTTAAAAACTGGATATATGGATACATCGTTGCTGATGATTACGAGCTTAAAGAGATAAATGGCAAGGCTGATCTAGCCAAAAATAACTTTTATCTAAATGATCTAAATGCCACCGCAAATACTAAAAATTTGCTCGTTAAATTTGAAAAAAGCTTGCCGGCCGTAAATGTAGGCGAGGCAAATATCACGCTTAAAAACTCAAAGCTTAAATTTGATCTTATTTCGCCTATTTACAAGGGCAAAAAACTTGATGGCTCAAGCGTTGCGATAAATAATATCTTTGATGAAAAAAGCGCAAATTTAGAGCTTTTTATAAAGACAAAATCAATTTATGATGAAGCTATAAACGAGATATTAAAAGCCTATAAGATCATCGTGCCAGTAAAACAGCTTAGCGGAAAAATGGATGCTAGCTTAAAAATTTTAATAAAACTTGATGAGAAAAGCTTAGAAAATTTTGACGAAAAAAGCGTCATTGCAAATGGAGAATTTAAGCTAAGTGATGCAGTTTTAGAGATTGCTGGGAGTAAATTTAACGCTAAAAGCGCTTTTGTAAAGCTCATCAATACGACAAATTTAAGCATCGATGCTACTGGCTTTGGACTTGACTTTTTTAAGGCAAATGCCAAGGCCGATATAAATTTACAAAAAAGTACTGGCGAGATAAAAGGCGCGATAGAAAGCTTTGATCTAAAAGAGAAAAATGATGAAATTTTAACCTTTAAAAATGAGCCATTTAGCGCATTTTTGGACTTTAGCAAGGCTGGTGAAACTTTGCTTAAGATAGAGCCATTTGGGCTTGATATGAGCTTTGGCAGTGAAAGTAAAATATCAACAAAAAATAGTAAATTTTTCATAGAGAACTCGCCTGTTTTAAAGCAAAACGGCGTGCATGGTTTTGATGAACTTAGTATAAAAAGTAAGGATTTTACTGATCTTGAAATTTTTGCCAAAGAGGCAAACTTTGATTTGCCGTTTTTAGATAAAAATGGTTCAAAATATGAAAACGATGATCTTAAAATTTTAGTCTCAAAAGCTGGCGTAAAGGTAGATAGCGCAAGCAAAAAGCTAAGCCTAGACATAAAAGAAAAAGCCATAAACGTAAAAACCAAAGATCTAAATTTGCTAGTGCTTGACGATAACAAAACCAGCGAGC
The DNA window shown above is from Campylobacter concisus and carries:
- a CDS encoding isocitrate dehydrogenase (NADP-specific, catalyzes the formation of 2-oxoglutarate from isocitrate or oxalosuccinate); this translates as MSDIIWTKTDEAPLFASYSLFPIVKSFLSRADISITRADISLAGRILSLFSKELGLNKADELELLGELTSHKEANIIKLPNISATLVQLKAAIEELRSKGINVPFYPDEIITDYDEEIAKKYQKVLGSAVNPVLRQGNSDRRVLPPVKEFAKKHPHSNGDWNKANKAKICYMQKGDFYENEHSIIASKDEKFYINFVNTEGKKELLKELAVQSGEIVDATFLSVDELDKFYESCFDEAKKENLTLSLHLKCTMMKVSDPVIFAHAIKSYFKEVFELFDEEFKAHGVEAKNGLKDMFSKISQLKNKDEILTKFDEILSKKAKIWALNENASNFDVPNDVIIDASVPALIRNSGKVKDRSGELNFSLCMIPDRTYARVYEACVTDFKEHGALDVSSIGSVANVGLMAKKAEEYGSHDKTFIAKEDGEFVVFDEAGKSVFKFSVKKGDIFRMTQAKEDAINAWFELALKRGEISKDELIFWLDSSRAHDRNLIAKFEKFRDKFVRAGVKFEILNYEQATTKTLSLIRAGKNIISVTGNVLRDYLTDLFPIFELGGSSKMLSVVPLLAGGAMFETGAGGTAPTLVKELKEKNHLLWDSLGEFLALSASLEYLAFAKQKKEAKELSDALNRAVASYLDENKTPNATLDTRESHFCLALFWAREMAKSGGILSKIFENLADELEKNENEILKEIRQNDGASVEFGGYYLPDEVRANEVMRPSKILNQIIG
- a CDS encoding aminodeoxychorismate lyase, coding for MIKNFIKKPYLDIFFDIVAIIFLSIFVYLARPINTSKVVFIPKGSVGEIISYLANRNFNLSVIDKYAILFIGSPQSGWIEIGQDKISRVDFLKKLAKSKAALTEITLIPGETTIVFLNQIAAQLGLDPVKLNSEYNALAPVSDGFLMPNTYKIPIGISERHLAFYLVNSSIKAQSEISNKIFGEYNEKKWFKILTIASIIQKEAANDAEMPLVASVIYNRLNKGMRLQMDGTLNYGIYSHDVITAERIRSDMSEFNTYLNDGIPPSPVCSVSISAIKAAINPAKSDYLYFVLDKKAKKHIFSKTLSEHNQNIGK